The following nucleotide sequence is from Salvia miltiorrhiza cultivar Shanhuang (shh) chromosome 7, IMPLAD_Smil_shh, whole genome shotgun sequence.
ATCTAAATAGGAAACGTGTGAAATGAAGAAATCTCAACAGCTCCATAGATAGAGGACTGATTACCACATTTTGCACAAAAGAAGTTTCTATTTGAGTTGAAACAAATTTCAAGGTCGGGGTTTCAAGGAAATTTTTGTATCGGTTCGAGAAATTCCAAATGAGTGAGCTACTCACCACATCATCTCCTTGATTACCAGCAGtcagataaacaggttgagcCACATGGCAATATCCCATCAAACGAGGCACTGTCGGTATTATGTCCCTATGATTGACGACTCTCCAACTGTCCTTCACTTTCTGCTACCACAGAAACAAATTTTGAGTTGAAATCCTCGAGAATCATAGTTTCGACTTTCGACCAGCACAAGTACAATCACAAAACTTTGTTTCGAAAAGAATGAAATAGTAACTACAGAATAGCAAGCTTTGTATCATGTAAGATGATGAGATGATGGTTGATGTTCAATGTAAAGACTAACGAGCATTTTATAATGAATCGAAGCTTGAAAAGAACCACGATACATTAACCAAAAGTGACCTTGATCAGCATTCTTAAAAGACTTAATAGAAAGTCAAGTAATACAAAAATACAGGCATCATCCAAAATTTCATCATAGAATTTATTTCGTTCTTCGACATCATACTTGAGCAGGTAGAAGTACCTGATTGTAAATTTCAGCAAATCTTCTGTTTCCAACCCTCGGAGATCCAAAGTTATACATAGTCACGGAAATAGCTCCACGTCTAGTGTTAAAGTGAATCACATATAAATACAATTAAATTATAAGTGATAATATAGATTCATAAGAAGCAAACATAAGAGTAATAGTTAGTTGAGTAAGAACTGACTGCGCTAATTCACTCGATGCCAGTTCAAGAGCCAGAAGAGTAGCTAAAGCACCGCCCAAACTATGTCCCGCCACATAAATATGCCATGTGGGAAGTGACTCAACGGAATCATCCCTGCAATAAAACAAACTTAATTTAGTGTATAATACATAATAAAGAAGCAATCAAGCAAATATATACTAAAATGAGTTCTTAAATTGCGCATTCAAGAGGGCACTCCTCCTTAATTATGTGAATTCTccatgaaaaaaagaaagaaagaaatgagaTCTAGCAAATTGTCTCATTTCCCAACACAAAATTATTTGCTCTTACTAGTGTTAATTTGTGATAATATAAGATATGAAAGCATGCATGCTATGAAAACTTAGAGCAAGACAATTTACAATATGCTAACGCCACAGATGCATGAAAAAATCGACATGCAACTTTAGGAATCGGGAATGAGGGAAAGCTTAGTTTTCTTGTTACCTGTGACCCGTAGCTTGTTTAATGAGTGTGATAAGCCTTGTTCTAACAGAATCATATGCGCTCAGAAAACCACTATGCACCTAAAAGTGAACTTAACAACACAAGTCAATATACGCAGGTTGTATAGGCAATTACGAAATCGGAATCAGAATTATTAGTTGTACCTGAACTTCATTTGTAGAATCACCACCTATCCTTTCAGGATTTAGTCTGTAGAAGAACAATACAATGGCAACATTTAGTAAATACTTGAAGACAAATGCTAAAGGTAAAGCTAAGAATGAATAAAGAGGAAGAGAGAAATGGGCGGACAATAACAAAGGCTACGAATTTTATGTAATATAGCTGCGTTACCCTGTAGGTACAAGCATCAAATCTGTCACTAGATCCTTCCACCTGGTCTGAAAAGATCGAGTGTCAGCATGATAACCACGAGAGTTTAAATAACTATTCCCTAATCATAGAAATTCTAGAACCTACTTGTTCTGTTCCCCTGAAAGCTATTACAAGTCTTCTCCTTTCGAGATCGCGCCAAATGGCCACCTGCATCCTAACAGGGAGCAAAATAACTAAAAGAACTACATAATAATTATTCCATTACGAGATCTATATCTAAAACGTGGTTCTGGGAAAATGAGGGGGCAGAACTCGCCTGAGTGTCTGATTCTGCATTATCCAAGAAGCAAATCTTTTCAAACTCGGATTTTATAAATGTTGGATGGCCCAATGCATTTGCTAGCAATGCCCAGGCCTCCATGGCACTCTCTGCTGTCAAGAAAAGTTTCCTCATCTCCTCAGCTTCCTTCTCATTTATTATTAATCTTTTTCTCTCTTCGTCTCCAGACACTTCTTCTTCCGCTTCGACTGAAGTATCCTCGTTCTTTCCAGTTAGGCCTGCTTCGTTGCTTAATTTGGAAACTGCTGCATTTACAACCATCAAAGCACCCAATATGGAGTCAGTTTTCCGTAATATATCCTGTGTCATTTTCTTAATGTCGGTTAGTGATGACATCTGCTGCGTGCCACCAGACTCCGATCCATCCTTTGCATCAACGTCAACTGCTTCCTGACTATCCGGAGTGgcaagccccgactcaacatAACTCGCCTCTGCAATTTCACGTGATAGCAAGCCAAAATTCTTCAACAAGTCAAATTCGTCCCACTTCATGTTCTCCGGGGCAGGAAGACCAAGTTTTTGAACAACATTTTGATTGACAGAATCTGCTAATGTTTTCCAAAACTGTTTGTCAGTCCATGAATCCTCAACTAGGATTTCTTCTGTCGAGTTTTCCACATTTTCTGCCACTTGGATTTCTTCCGTTGAGTTTTCCACATTGTTCACCACATTATTCTCCAGCTCCAACTGCTTTTCCTTGACATTAAGGTCAGGGTCACTATTAACTTTGGTATTGGAAAGCCAGTCCTTTTGAAGGTATGAGTCGTTAAGAGACTTTAACTGTCCAAAAGCAAACTGTACAAACTCGCGTGCTTGAACTGTTTCCGACCCAGTAAACATCTTGAGTGCAGGATCCAAACCATGTTTCTCGAGAAATTCAGTCACAAGGGGGATCTTCCACCGTTTCTTTTCATCGTCTATTTTTCCAAAACTCATATACTTTACCTGAAACGAATCAGCAGGAAAGGTAAAGGTCAATGCATTAAAAACACGACTAGGAGATTCAAACCAGTGATCTAAAGAGTTTCAGCAACTGCATTTAATCATAAGCCCAaagcaaaatttccaccattttgtaCCACATGTTGAAAATTTTGACATTTCATTAACGCTACAAATTGAAAGTCACACGATACTTTCTTTGACCGCTCAAATCTGAAAGATACTAACAATATAAACACTGTCATTAACAGTTAAACTCTTTTCTCATTTGAAGCCGTAAAGGGTTGTTTTGAGATACATTTAAATTCTGTTATGCATGATCTAGATCTCTCAATGATTAGTACAAATACGATGTAATGGTTACTGTTACAGAATATTACCAGTACCAATCGGTTTGATTGATTAAAGAGCTTCTGCCCTAACTCAGTACTGTCAGAGAATACTGATATCTGATAACATATTAGTATCTAATGTTTTATCAGTCTGACACTCTGACTTACCTCCAGTTCTATCTTTCCACCACCTCCCATCCCTTCCAAGTCAAGAAGCACTTCATGTGAATTTCCTAACAAAAGAGGAGTTTCTTATTAGATACTCAGTTAACTCTCCTAATATTTAAAGGTGTATCCTTTGTTGCAAATACTAGAAAAGCGGCATACTTTGCAAAACGAGCGCTATTAAATTCTTTTTTCAGTGGATTAAtggtttttttttctccttataAAATTTGCAGTTAGTATGAAAATGACATCCTCAAGTCCGAAACAGTTTTAGGCTTGATGCCGATTAATCTGTAGAAGATAACTGTTGTGGTGCATGTAATGATAAAAGTGTACCATCACAGAGGTTTTCCAAATTAACACAGGCATTCCCCATGCGTTTGTGTGGAGCCACAAGATTTGCGTCCCAAGCCGCAACCTAGATATAAAGATAAAGGAAAATAAGCAACTGATATTTACCTTAAGAATACGTGAGATGTATGATATTTCACGAGAAGAAATAATGTGAATGCTTTTATTCTGACTGTGAAATCTAGAGTAGACATAATAGCTTGAGAACTTAAATAGAGTCTGCGAGATGCTTCATGATAAATAAGATAATAAATAAGGTTACTTCTAAATGAAATATTTTCCACCAGTCCCATGATCAAAGTTTCAGGAAATTATCTATCAAGAAAGTAATGCATACATCATCCCAGTGCATAATTTCAAGAAACTGATTTGATTAT
It contains:
- the LOC130991777 gene encoding uncharacterized protein LOC130991777 isoform X2 — protein: MQLDCQIVKSNVKWGTKEPKWNEEFALNIKQPPIHDLQVAAWDANLVAPHKRMGNACVNLENLCDGNSHEVLLDLEGMGGGGKIELEVKYMSFGKIDDEKKRWKIPLVTEFLEKHGLDPALKMFTGSETVQAREFVQFAFGQLKSLNDSYLQKDWLSNTKVNSDPDLNVKEKQLELENNVVNNVENSTEEIQVAENVENSTEEILVEDSWTDKQFWKTLADSVNQNVVQKLGLPAPENMKWDEFDLLKNFGLLSREIAEASYVESGLATPDSQEAVDVDAKDGSESGGTQQMSSLTDIKKMTQDILRKTDSILGALMVVNAAVSKLSNEAGLTGKNEDTSVEAEEEVSGDEERKRLIINEKEAEEMRKLFLTAESAMEAWALLANALGHPTFIKSEFEKICFLDNAESDTQVAIWRDLERRRLVIAFRGTEQTRWKDLVTDLMLVPTGLNPERIGGDSTNEVQVHSGFLSAYDSVRTRLITLIKQATGHRDDSVESLPTWHIYVAGHSLGGALATLLALELASSELAQRGAISVTMYNFGSPRVGNRRFAEIYNQKVKDSWRVVNHRDIIPTVPRLMGYCHVAQPVYLTAGNQGDDVGDLDVLEVGYEADIIGEATPDVLVSEFMRGEKELIENILNTEINIFRGIRDGSAVMQHMEDFYYISLLEKVRSNYKTIGGSLPTADKKLSA
- the LOC130991777 gene encoding uncharacterized protein LOC130991777 isoform X1, encoding MATLQSHFYFSLSSSPKLIHLKNPHSFSFSKKIFLPKKLFSPKRFNGVLSSRFITYSLASSSSRSSSPEVEKSEIEIENERPPFDINLAVILAGFAFEAYITPPEKTGKREMDAAKCQTAFLSESFVREIYDGQLFVKLKKGFNFPAMDPWGTSDPYVIMQLDCQIVKSNVKWGTKEPKWNEEFALNIKQPPIHDLQVAAWDANLVAPHKRMGNACVNLENLCDGNSHEVLLDLEGMGGGGKIELEVKYMSFGKIDDEKKRWKIPLVTEFLEKHGLDPALKMFTGSETVQAREFVQFAFGQLKSLNDSYLQKDWLSNTKVNSDPDLNVKEKQLELENNVVNNVENSTEEIQVAENVENSTEEILVEDSWTDKQFWKTLADSVNQNVVQKLGLPAPENMKWDEFDLLKNFGLLSREIAEASYVESGLATPDSQEAVDVDAKDGSESGGTQQMSSLTDIKKMTQDILRKTDSILGALMVVNAAVSKLSNEAGLTGKNEDTSVEAEEEVSGDEERKRLIINEKEAEEMRKLFLTAESAMEAWALLANALGHPTFIKSEFEKICFLDNAESDTQVAIWRDLERRRLVIAFRGTEQTRWKDLVTDLMLVPTGLNPERIGGDSTNEVQVHSGFLSAYDSVRTRLITLIKQATGHRDDSVESLPTWHIYVAGHSLGGALATLLALELASSELAQRGAISVTMYNFGSPRVGNRRFAEIYNQKVKDSWRVVNHRDIIPTVPRLMGYCHVAQPVYLTAGNQGDDVGDLDVLEVGYEADIIGEATPDVLVSEFMRGEKELIENILNTEINIFRGIRDGSAVMQHMEDFYYISLLEKVRSNYKTIGGSLPTADKKLSA